From the Deltaproteobacteria bacterium genome, the window ATCCGGAATTCACGATGGTGGAGTTCTACCAGGCGTATGCGACTTACGAAGACCTGATGACACTGACCGAAGAGCTCCTTCAATTTTTGGCAAAAAAACTGGGCAAGACAGAATTGATCTATCAGGGGACGACGATCAGCCTGAAGAGTCCTTTCAAGCGGATTACCTACGCCGAGATGGTAAAGATTGGGGAAGACAAGCTGGTGCAGCCAACCTTTGTCACCGATTTCCCGGTTGAAGAGTCACCGCTTGCGAGAAAAAATGATAAAAACCCGGGTGTGGTAGATCGTTTTGAGTTGTATATTACCGGACGGGAGATTGCCAACGCCTTTTCCGAACTGAATGACCCTCTGGACCAACGGGAGCGCTTCGAGGCCCAGATGGAGAAAAGGAAAAAGGGGGATCTGGAGGCGATGGCTTTTGATGACGACTTTATCCGTGCCCTGGAAGTCGGGCTCCCCCCAACGGCGGGGGAGGGGATCGGGATCGACCGGCTCGTGATGCTCTTGACCGATCAACCCTCGATTCGCGACGTCATCCTTTTTCCCCTTTTGAGGCCGGATCCATGATCCTTTCCTGGATCGCCCGACGGACCTTGGGGGGAGCCCGACGACCGTTGTTCATCAGTCTCCTTTCCGGAATTGGTGTGGCGGGCACCGGGCTCGGCGTTTTTTCCCTGATCGTTGTCCTTTCCGTCATGAACGGTTTTGAGAAAGATTTTAGGTCGAGGATTGTCGGTTTCAACGGGGCGTTGACGATTTCAACGCCTGATCCCCTCACCCTGACCCTCTCCCACAAAGGGGAGAGGGGCCAGAGAGCCTATCCGATTGTGGAGGCGGAGGGGATTTTACAATCCGAGGCGAGGGAAACAATGGGGGTCAAGATTCGAGGGATTGAGCAAAAGGATTTCCGGATCGACCGGTATTTTAAGGTGAACTACGCCCTTGGTTCGGAGATCAAGGACCTCTTTGACCGGAACGAGCCAGGAATTATTATCGGTCAGGAGCTGGCGCTCGCCCTGAATGTCCATCCCGATTTTGAGGATCGCGTACTCCTGATTTCACCCCTCGGGGATGTCGGCCCTTCGGGGGATTTTATACCGCGTCTCCGTCAGTTCCGGGTGATCGGGATCTTCAAGTCCGGCTTCTACGAGTACGACACCAAGTTCGCGATTGTGGCCTACCCCCAGGTCTTATCCCTCTTTCCCCACTCTTCAGAAAAGAAGATTGTCACCGACGGGATCGACTTTCAGACTGCGGTAGTGATGAAGGCAAAGCTGGAAAAGGAAAACCCTTCCCTGGCCGGCAAGGTGACCACTTGGCAGGAGCAAAACAAAAAACTGTTCGGGGCCCTCCGGATGGAGCGGATCGGCATGTTTCTGCTCCTTTCCATGATTGTGCTGATCTCCTCGGTGACGATCTTCGGGATGCTCTCTCTTATTATTCTGGATAAGGTCAGGGAGATGGCCCTTTTGCGGGCGATCGGTCTGGAGAGAGGGTCGATTCGGCGGATCTTTCTCTGGCAGGGGATCGGTATCGGACTGAAAGGGACCGCCTGCGGCGGTTTGTTGGGGGTTCTCGTTGTTCTCCTGCTCTATTTCATCAAGATCCCCCTCCCTTCTTCCTATTATCTTGATTTTCTGCCGGTCTCCCCCAGTTTTTCGCAAATCGGTCTGGTTCTGCTGACGGCGCCCCTGTTGGCGGTGGTGACCGCCTTTTACCCGGCCGGACAGGCCTCTAAAATGGAGATCGCCCCACTGTTAAGGTATGAATAGAAACTATTTGGACATGGTGAGTTTATCGAACCATGAATAATCTTGTCTTTACTTATCTCCGCAAAAAACGGGGTCGGCCGCTCATCCGTGTCGCCTCGGTCCTGACGGTAGGTGGGATCACCCTGGCGGTGATTTCCCTCTTAACCGGGCTTTCCGTTTTTAGCGGTTTCAAAAAGGAATACCTCAAGGCGGTGCTCAACTTTAATGCCCCTCTTGTTGTGATGAAGGTGGGGGAGATGGAACAGGTTTCTGGAGAAAAAACAAAATTAGAAAATTACCTCGAGTCCAAAAATGAAAAAGGGGTGGTGACGCCGTTTCTCTACCGGGAAGGGCTTCTTGTCCTCAAAGGAAAGGTTAAGGGGGTGGTGATCAAGGGTGTCGATCTCGACAAGATCGAACAGGTCTCCGGCACAAAGATCCGTTATTTTAGTGAGAAAAAGGAAGGATTAATTCTGGGGGAGGTGCTTGCCCGTTCCCTGGGAGTGGCCGCTTCGCCGGAGAAACTCCATCTTTTTTTACCGGAAGAGGGGGAGGAAAAAATCGCTTCGCGCCATTTTCTCCGTTTCCCGGTAGCCGGCGTTTTTGAATCCGGGATGTACGACTACGACGCCGGTTTTGCCTTTCTCCCCCTGGCGGAGATCCAGAAGATCCTCAAAATCAGGGATCGGGTGACCGGTTTTGAAATCTGGCCTGCTCCAGGCGAGCCTGCTTCAGGCGAGCCCGATCATCCGGAAAAGGTACTTTCGTGGGGAGAAACCATGAGAAAGGACCTCGGTTATCCTTATTCGGTAATGACCTGGTATGATCTCAATAAAAATATTTTTGAGGCGCTCCGTCTGCAAAAATTGATTTTCACGATCCTCTTGGGTTTTCTGGTCCTCGTCGCCTCCTTTAACCTCACCGGGATCCTCGTGATGAAGATGCTGGAGAGGCGACAGGATATAGCGATCTTTCGGGCCTTTGGGGCAGGTCCAAAAAAATTAAGGCGGCTCTTTTTTGCAGAGGGGTTTTTCTGGGGCGGCACCGGCCTCCTCCTGGGGACGATTCTGGCCTTTGGTTTTTCCCGACTCCTGGCGCAAAGGGAATGGATTCCGCTCTCCCCGGAGGTCTATTTCATCTCTTCAGTCCCCTCGGCCTGGTCCTGGGGCGAGGCGCTTGTGGTCTTTGGTGTTGGATTTTTGTTTCTTTTTGGTGCGGTTTGGTTTTCACTGTCGCGGCTTTCCCGTTTGAATCTGGTACGGGCGTTAACAGAGGCTTAAAAATGTCGCCGCTTATCGAAGTTCATAACCTTACCAAGAGTTATTTTTTGGAGAGCCAGGAACTCTCCGTCCTCAAAGGGGTCAATCTGACCCTCTTTGCCGGGGAATGTCTTTTTATCCTTGGGGCCTCAGGGAGTGGTAAAAGCACACTCCTCCACCTTTTGGGGTCGCTGGATGTCCCGTCTTCGGGGACTATTCTTTATGAAGGGGAGGGGTTGTTTCAAAGAGGGGAAGAGGCGCTGGCCCGGTTTCGTAATCAAAAAATCGGGTTTGTCTTTCAGTTTCATTACCTTTTGGGGGATTTTACGGCGCTTGAAAATGTGATGATGCCGCTTTTGATCCGTGGCGAAAAAAGGAATCAGGCCAGCCTTAAGGCTTCCCAGGTATTGGATCAGTTGGGGTTGGGGGGGCGAAAGGGGCACCGGCCATCCGAGCTCTCCGGTGGGGAACAACAAAGGGTGGCCGTTGCCAGGGCCCTGGTGACTGAACCCTGTTTGTTGCTGGCGGACGAGCCGACAGGGAATCTCGATACGGAAACCGGTCTGAAGCTGATCGATCTCTTGCTGGAGGCCCACCTTCAGAAAAAGGTCACGCTGGTTATCGTGACCCATAATGAAGATTTGATCCAACGGGCCAAAGGGAGGACCACCGTTCGTTCTCTTCGGTTGAAGGACGGGACACTGCAAGCATGTTGAAACGGGTCTTCCTTGCCGTCTGCCTTTTGCTCCTCTGGTCCCCGTCCGTCCTGGCGATTTCCTTCGGGCGAATCGCCCTTGTCCGCACAATCAAGGTGGAGGGAAACAAGAAGGCCGAAGAGTCGGCCATCCGCGCCACCATGGAGACAAAGGAAGGGATGACCTTCTCGGAGGAGAGGGTCCGTCGGGATATTGAGTATCTTTACAAACTGGGGCTCTTCCGCGGAATCGAGGTGGTGAGGG encodes:
- a CDS encoding ABC transporter ATP-binding protein; translated protein: MSPLIEVHNLTKSYFLESQELSVLKGVNLTLFAGECLFILGASGSGKSTLLHLLGSLDVPSSGTILYEGEGLFQRGEEALARFRNQKIGFVFQFHYLLGDFTALENVMMPLLIRGEKRNQASLKASQVLDQLGLGGRKGHRPSELSGGEQQRVAVARALVTEPCLLLADEPTGNLDTETGLKLIDLLLEAHLQKKVTLVIVTHNEDLIQRAKGRTTVRSLRLKDGTLQAC
- a CDS encoding ABC transporter permease; protein product: MILSWIARRTLGGARRPLFISLLSGIGVAGTGLGVFSLIVVLSVMNGFEKDFRSRIVGFNGALTISTPDPLTLTLSHKGERGQRAYPIVEAEGILQSEARETMGVKIRGIEQKDFRIDRYFKVNYALGSEIKDLFDRNEPGIIIGQELALALNVHPDFEDRVLLISPLGDVGPSGDFIPRLRQFRVIGIFKSGFYEYDTKFAIVAYPQVLSLFPHSSEKKIVTDGIDFQTAVVMKAKLEKENPSLAGKVTTWQEQNKKLFGALRMERIGMFLLLSMIVLISSVTIFGMLSLIILDKVREMALLRAIGLERGSIRRIFLWQGIGIGLKGTACGGLLGVLVVLLLYFIKIPLPSSYYLDFLPVSPSFSQIGLVLLTAPLLAVVTAFYPAGQASKMEIAPLLRYE
- a CDS encoding ABC transporter permease, which codes for MNNLVFTYLRKKRGRPLIRVASVLTVGGITLAVISLLTGLSVFSGFKKEYLKAVLNFNAPLVVMKVGEMEQVSGEKTKLENYLESKNEKGVVTPFLYREGLLVLKGKVKGVVIKGVDLDKIEQVSGTKIRYFSEKKEGLILGEVLARSLGVAASPEKLHLFLPEEGEEKIASRHFLRFPVAGVFESGMYDYDAGFAFLPLAEIQKILKIRDRVTGFEIWPAPGEPASGEPDHPEKVLSWGETMRKDLGYPYSVMTWYDLNKNIFEALRLQKLIFTILLGFLVLVASFNLTGILVMKMLERRQDIAIFRAFGAGPKKLRRLFFAEGFFWGGTGLLLGTILAFGFSRLLAQREWIPLSPEVYFISSVPSAWSWGEALVVFGVGFLFLFGAVWFSLSRLSRLNLVRALTEA